A portion of the Candidatus Nitrosotenuis aquarius genome contains these proteins:
- a CDS encoding AbrB/MazE/SpoVT family DNA-binding domain-containing protein, translating to MMLTENDELVKITAVGTISIPKQFRKYLGIQKGDYVKVSLQGDSLILKRVNIS from the coding sequence ATGATGCTTACAGAAAATGATGAACTAGTCAAGATCACGGCTGTAGGAACCATCTCAATACCAAAACAATTCCGCAAATACTTGGGCATTCAGAAGGGTGATTATGTCAAAGTCAGCCTTCAAGGAGACTCGCTCATACTAAAGCGAGTAAATATCTCCTAG
- a CDS encoding MarR family transcriptional regulator, which yields MLVEIPDPQVIAYVVVAFAVGVFGMMIYGKIKTLSTQKTSDPAYLSRLEYYERQLIDMKIRLDAMDLEEKLPEEQLLTKVEPILEKKAEKQVQKEPEEVKIESTKPAPKPRMPNMGFEGIAEHVLGLITAKEMTSRDIQITIGRSREHTSRLMKRLFEEGFVQRNNKTKPFTYQITEKGKAKLGNQEQPITA from the coding sequence ATGTTAGTAGAGATTCCCGACCCTCAGGTCATAGCATATGTCGTAGTTGCATTCGCAGTTGGGGTCTTTGGTATGATGATTTATGGTAAAATCAAGACTCTGAGCACACAAAAGACCTCAGATCCTGCCTATTTGTCACGCCTAGAATATTATGAAAGGCAGTTAATTGACATGAAAATACGCCTAGATGCCATGGATCTCGAGGAAAAACTACCCGAAGAGCAGCTTTTGACCAAAGTCGAGCCTATTTTGGAGAAAAAGGCGGAAAAACAAGTCCAAAAAGAGCCAGAAGAGGTCAAAATCGAGTCTACCAAGCCTGCTCCAAAGCCAAGAATGCCTAATATGGGTTTTGAAGGCATAGCAGAACACGTCTTAGGATTAATCACAGCCAAGGAAATGACGTCACGTGACATCCAAATCACAATAGGGAGAAGTAGAGAACACACATCCAGATTAATGAAGAGGCTTTTCGAGGAAGGTTTTGTTCAGAGAAACAACAAGACCAAGCCATTTACGTATCAGATCACAGAAAAGGGAAAGGCCAAACTAGGAAACCAAGAACAACCAATTACGGCCTAA
- a CDS encoding geranylgeranylglyceryl/heptaprenylglyceryl phosphate synthase has translation MGKVEQYLSATRKKKGALLFVLIDSEVSKMKESARLAKQVEKIGASAILVGGSSAIDQLEMAQVVKNIKKAVKIPIILFPGNVTGVVPSADAILFSSLMNSENPYYITQAQALGAPSVLKFGLEPLPTAYIIIGEGTTAWFVGSARGIPFDKPNIAAAYCLAAQFLGMRFVYLEAGSGAKESIRPQMVATVRKLFKGFLIVGGGIRDAKTASELVKAGADALVIGTMLEKEKNSLKKLAEIANSIKNIG, from the coding sequence ATGGGTAAAGTAGAGCAATACCTGAGCGCAACACGCAAGAAAAAGGGCGCATTACTGTTTGTACTAATTGACTCTGAAGTATCAAAGATGAAGGAATCTGCTAGGCTAGCAAAGCAGGTTGAAAAGATTGGCGCCTCTGCAATATTGGTAGGCGGTTCCTCGGCAATTGACCAGCTAGAAATGGCACAGGTTGTAAAAAACATCAAAAAAGCAGTCAAAATTCCAATAATTCTGTTTCCTGGAAACGTTACTGGCGTGGTTCCATCGGCAGACGCTATACTGTTTAGCTCGCTGATGAACTCGGAAAATCCATACTATATCACCCAGGCTCAGGCACTTGGAGCCCCAAGTGTGCTCAAGTTCGGCCTAGAGCCATTACCGACTGCCTACATCATAATAGGTGAAGGAACAACTGCTTGGTTTGTCGGCTCTGCCAGGGGCATTCCATTTGACAAGCCAAACATTGCAGCTGCCTATTGTTTGGCAGCCCAATTCCTAGGTATGAGATTTGTGTATTTGGAGGCAGGATCCGGGGCAAAGGAAAGCATCCGACCCCAAATGGTTGCAACCGTCCGCAAACTCTTCAAGGGATTTCTTATAGTGGGTGGGGGCATTCGTGACGCCAAAACCGCCTCAGAACTAGTAAAAGCAGGAGCCGACGCGCTAGTCATTGGAACAATGCTGGAAAAGGAAAAAAACAGCCTCAAAAAGCTAGCCGAAATAGCAAATAGTATCAAGAATATAGGCTAG
- a CDS encoding aminopeptidase P family protein, producing the protein MKTRRKTLLLHAQKIGCDTLVCFEPENLFYLTGFWGEAIGVLEKNGSTTIIAPELEVGRAKDDAIDCDVITSERGVGLLSALIKKIKGKKVCTDCQNYDTMELLKKSMPKIKHSTDPFYRAREIKDKSEITVLRKASKILDDMYELCTKKIAKGVRESELQAKLMAFAMEQDMFATGYRSTLNPLIIAGGPNGALPHAQVTDRKFASGDLIVVDLTLRYKGYVSDSTRTFGLGKISDQAREVYEIVKESQRLGLQAVKPNVSCKSVDDACRDHINLNNYGKYFIHSTGHGIGLEVHEFPTISQKSTTILQKNMAITVEPGIYIPNRFGVRIEDSVIVQQKPINMHKFTKELIVL; encoded by the coding sequence ATGAAAACGCGCCGAAAAACACTTCTACTCCATGCGCAAAAAATCGGCTGCGACACCCTTGTTTGCTTTGAGCCAGAAAACCTGTTTTATCTGACTGGGTTTTGGGGCGAGGCGATCGGGGTTTTAGAAAAAAACGGCAGCACCACCATAATTGCACCAGAGCTTGAAGTTGGTCGCGCAAAGGACGACGCCATAGATTGCGATGTGATAACATCAGAGCGCGGAGTTGGCTTGCTATCTGCTCTGATCAAAAAAATTAAGGGCAAAAAGGTCTGCACCGACTGCCAAAATTACGATACCATGGAATTACTCAAAAAATCCATGCCAAAAATCAAGCATTCCACTGATCCTTTCTATCGAGCCCGCGAAATAAAGGACAAATCCGAGATTACAGTTCTTAGAAAAGCATCCAAAATCCTAGACGACATGTATGAGCTTTGCACTAAAAAAATAGCAAAAGGAGTCCGCGAGTCTGAGTTGCAGGCAAAACTAATGGCGTTTGCAATGGAGCAAGACATGTTTGCAACAGGCTATCGCTCTACTCTGAATCCGCTAATTATTGCCGGAGGTCCAAATGGTGCATTGCCGCACGCCCAAGTCACGGATAGAAAATTTGCAAGTGGTGATCTCATAGTAGTTGATCTTACACTGCGGTACAAGGGCTATGTCAGCGACTCCACAAGAACATTCGGCCTGGGCAAAATCTCAGACCAGGCAAGAGAAGTCTATGAAATTGTAAAGGAATCGCAAAGACTGGGCCTGCAAGCTGTAAAACCAAATGTTTCATGCAAAAGCGTAGACGATGCATGTAGGGATCACATCAACCTGAACAATTATGGAAAATATTTCATTCACTCAACCGGCCACGGGATTGGCCTTGAGGTACACGAGTTCCCAACCATTTCTCAAAAAAGCACCACAATACTGCAAAAAAACATGGCAATCACAGTAGAGCCTGGGATCTACATCCCAAACAGATTCGGCGTGCGAATCGAAGATTCTGTGATTGTGCAGCAAAAACCGATTAACATGCACAAGTTCACAAAAGAACTGATCGTCCTGTAG
- a CDS encoding DoxX family protein: MEANIKEGKLNDITHLGLRLAVGVIFLVHGLGKAANPGFGGFVNSLGMPAEMTMPIILAESVCGVLLIVGVLNRISASILSIIMLGAIFHVKKAENFTGQGAYEFDLILLAANLTIITMGPGRISIAHIAKKIPRFLH; encoded by the coding sequence ATGGAAGCTAACATCAAGGAAGGAAAGCTCAATGACATCACTCACCTAGGTCTAAGACTGGCAGTCGGTGTGATATTTCTGGTACACGGACTAGGTAAGGCAGCAAATCCAGGCTTTGGCGGATTTGTAAACAGTCTCGGCATGCCAGCAGAAATGACAATGCCGATCATTCTTGCAGAATCCGTCTGTGGAGTTTTGTTAATTGTAGGCGTCCTAAACAGAATCTCTGCGTCAATACTGTCAATCATAATGCTTGGCGCAATCTTTCACGTCAAAAAGGCGGAAAACTTTACAGGCCAAGGCGCGTATGAGTTTGATCTGATTTTGCTTGCTGCAAACCTGACTATCATAACCATGGGCCCAGGAAGAATCTCTATTGCGCATATCGCAAAAAAGATTCCGAGGTTTTTGCACTAG
- a CDS encoding peptidylprolyl isomerase, producing MRHLFIISVIGLLIVGLAPVFAETEISDKVVVLTTQSGEMVIELFPADAPKTVENFLKLTEEKFYDRTVFHRIIKDFMIQGGDPKTRPGEYQKLTEWGTGDAGYTIPGEFNTIKHKRGIVSMARGGDPDSGSSQFFIVHQDTPSLDQNYAVFGRLATQASFETLDKIANLETGGEGTNDIPFQWGNAEILKAEVKNRSDIVDLLEQGEPERVTPRTTEQVPYSNEKLGFSFVPPAGWFTQEPQKRNAETPDVVAVGDKIGGFTPAISVSVKSGNGTTLEQYSENIMKTLQPAIDSGVLVIQNEEKTTIRGNEGYVREALGTFNVTGTQIKVKFKEVVIHSGDKFYTLTYTNSENNFAATMPKFDAVLESFSTSAQPTDLGPKDNDPKPVGECAIATAAFGSELAPQVQALREIRQNVLLGTSSGTTFMAGFNEFYYSFSPAIADLERQSPIFREIVKATITPMLSTMSILSYADIDSEQEMLGYGIGVILLNIGMYFVMPAIIIVKIKNRFWS from the coding sequence TTGCGACATTTGTTCATTATTTCTGTAATTGGCTTGTTGATTGTTGGGCTAGCGCCTGTATTTGCCGAAACAGAAATCTCTGACAAAGTTGTAGTACTTACCACACAATCTGGAGAAATGGTAATAGAGTTATTTCCAGCAGACGCTCCAAAGACAGTAGAGAACTTTTTAAAACTAACAGAAGAGAAATTTTACGACAGAACCGTATTTCACAGAATAATCAAGGATTTCATGATTCAGGGTGGTGATCCAAAAACAAGACCGGGTGAATACCAAAAGCTAACTGAATGGGGAACCGGTGATGCTGGATATACAATTCCAGGCGAGTTCAATACAATCAAACACAAAAGAGGAATTGTCTCCATGGCTAGGGGTGGCGATCCAGACAGTGGCAGCTCACAATTTTTCATAGTGCATCAGGACACGCCTTCCTTGGATCAGAACTATGCCGTGTTTGGCAGGCTGGCAACGCAGGCAAGCTTTGAGACCTTGGACAAGATTGCAAATCTGGAAACCGGCGGTGAAGGAACAAATGACATTCCTTTCCAATGGGGCAATGCAGAAATTCTCAAAGCCGAAGTCAAAAACAGATCCGACATTGTAGACTTGCTTGAGCAAGGCGAGCCGGAAAGAGTCACTCCAAGAACCACAGAACAAGTTCCCTATTCCAATGAGAAACTAGGGTTCTCGTTTGTTCCACCGGCAGGATGGTTTACACAAGAGCCACAAAAGCGAAACGCCGAAACACCAGACGTAGTAGCTGTTGGCGATAAAATTGGCGGATTCACACCAGCAATTTCTGTTTCTGTTAAATCCGGAAATGGTACAACATTGGAACAATACTCTGAAAATATCATGAAAACATTGCAACCAGCAATTGATTCCGGAGTACTCGTCATTCAAAATGAAGAAAAAACCACTATCCGAGGAAATGAAGGCTATGTTAGAGAGGCATTAGGTACATTCAATGTAACTGGAACACAAATCAAAGTCAAGTTCAAAGAAGTTGTAATACATTCTGGCGACAAATTTTATACTCTGACATATACTAATAGCGAAAATAATTTTGCAGCTACAATGCCGAAATTTGATGCCGTACTAGAGTCATTTTCTACTAGTGCCCAGCCAACTGATCTGGGTCCAAAAGACAATGATCCAAAACCAGTGGGCGAATGTGCCATTGCAACCGCTGCATTTGGATCTGAACTTGCTCCCCAAGTACAAGCCTTGCGAGAAATAAGGCAGAATGTTCTGCTTGGAACTAGCTCAGGCACGACTTTCATGGCTGGATTCAACGAATTCTATTATTCATTTAGTCCTGCAATAGCTGATCTAGAGAGGCAGAGCCCTATTTTCAGGGAAATAGTAAAGGCGACAATCACCCCAATGCTGTCTACAATGTCGATTCTAAGCTATGCCGATATTGACTCAGAGCAGGAAATGCTGGGCTATGGCATTGGAGTAATACTGCTAAACATTGGTATGTACTTTGTTATGCCTGCCATAATAATTGTGAAAATAAAAAATAGATTTTGGAGCTAG
- a CDS encoding AAA family ATPase → MESGKSIIKNRKVLHFSYLPELILHRNEELEKVTQSLSPILKQSRPSNLIVYGKPGTGKTLVIKKILDKIQQRVEKSKFPIKLIYSNAKDEATLYSLFVSIGRQLDLDEDQIPATGLSISEVFKRLLKAIEKNQYNIVFVIDEIDYLAHLISKTGKDVMYQLTRANERLKNGSLTLVGISNDLTFKERLDPRVISSLSEEEIIFTNYSVDQLKEILKERIKEAFAEGTVEDSALNLCAAMAGREHGDARRAIDLLRVAGEIAERAQASKVTEEHIRTASSKIEEDKETTALQSYPLHEKLLIVAVMKASGLSTGEIYSAYKTLCKQIRQKELTQRRVTQMLSEIEMSGIISGKIVHQGIHGRTKKFTLTISPETVKETFKSEATLEDII, encoded by the coding sequence ATGGAAAGCGGCAAGTCCATAATTAAAAACCGCAAGGTTTTACATTTTTCTTATTTACCGGAATTGATCCTGCACCGAAACGAGGAGCTCGAAAAGGTTACCCAATCATTATCACCTATTTTGAAGCAGTCAAGACCGTCTAACCTAATTGTATACGGCAAGCCAGGCACCGGCAAAACCCTAGTTATAAAAAAAATACTGGACAAAATACAACAACGGGTAGAGAAATCAAAATTCCCAATCAAACTAATCTATTCTAATGCCAAGGATGAGGCAACCCTCTATAGCTTGTTTGTAAGCATTGGCAGGCAGTTGGACTTGGATGAAGACCAGATTCCGGCAACAGGGCTTTCAATATCGGAGGTTTTCAAGAGGCTGTTAAAGGCAATAGAGAAAAACCAATACAACATTGTCTTTGTAATAGATGAAATCGACTACCTAGCCCACCTAATTTCAAAGACGGGCAAGGACGTCATGTATCAACTAACCAGGGCAAATGAGCGCCTAAAGAACGGCTCACTGACCCTTGTAGGAATATCAAACGACCTTACCTTCAAAGAAAGGCTGGACCCACGCGTAATTAGTTCATTATCTGAAGAAGAGATTATCTTTACCAATTATTCCGTGGACCAGCTAAAAGAGATCCTAAAGGAGAGAATCAAGGAGGCGTTTGCTGAAGGTACAGTAGAGGACTCGGCGCTAAATCTTTGTGCTGCAATGGCAGGCAGAGAGCACGGCGATGCCAGGCGTGCAATCGACCTACTCCGAGTGGCAGGCGAGATAGCCGAGCGAGCTCAGGCAAGCAAAGTAACGGAAGAACACATCAGGACTGCCTCATCAAAAATAGAAGAAGACAAGGAAACAACAGCACTCCAATCCTACCCACTGCATGAAAAACTCTTAATCGTGGCAGTAATGAAGGCGTCAGGTCTTTCTACGGGCGAGATCTATTCCGCATACAAGACCCTTTGCAAGCAAATACGCCAAAAAGAGCTAACTCAAAGACGAGTTACTCAAATGCTATCTGAAATTGAAATGTCTGGGATTATTTCCGGCAAAATTGTCCACCAAGGAATTCATGGAAGGACAAAGAAATTCACACTGACGATTTCGCCAGAGACTGTCAAAGAGACATTCAAGTCGGAAGCGACACTGGAAGATATTATTTAG
- a CDS encoding DNA-directed DNA polymerase II small subunit, producing MISDVGAALNFVINKGFQIHPDALKILEQIDVKELERIIKQIVKEKERQQLYLISQKDLESFLGIKEDESIEDRHEILYDPTPNLASAEGVQGFTALFSSRYAKLKRIMSNRPEAKMVKSISAVISTKSKDEVYVCGLVTDRRTDRNVTKITLEDPSGIMETIVVDEELQKTASGLLMDQFVMEKIVTSKNGGFIVKDIILPDIPDHAANRSKTEAYAVFVSDLHVGSKYFMEKEFSDLVAWLSSPDPIAKKVRFFILGGDVVDGIGIYPNQDKELVALNTQDQLKLLYEILDKVPKHIKVFIAPGNHDPGRRALPQPAIPAKYNPDLWGRKNFFMVGNPAIISLNGVKVLIFHGQSVDDIVKTTPGLSYDKPAKVMQYLLKARHLSPIYGAQTPLAPELEDHMVIDEVPDIFHAGHVHVIDLDLYKNILILNSGAWQSQTPFQSGVGITPTPAVAVLVNLKTFKVYTKDFSK from the coding sequence ATGATTAGCGATGTTGGTGCCGCATTAAATTTTGTAATCAACAAGGGCTTTCAAATTCATCCAGACGCGCTAAAGATACTAGAGCAAATAGACGTAAAAGAACTAGAGAGGATCATAAAGCAAATCGTAAAGGAAAAGGAACGCCAGCAACTATACCTAATTTCGCAAAAAGACTTGGAGTCATTCCTAGGAATTAAAGAGGATGAATCAATAGAGGACAGACACGAAATTCTCTACGATCCCACGCCTAACCTTGCTTCTGCGGAAGGAGTCCAAGGATTTACTGCCCTTTTCTCTAGTAGGTACGCCAAGCTAAAGCGAATCATGTCCAATAGACCCGAGGCAAAGATGGTCAAATCCATTTCTGCCGTAATTTCCACCAAGTCCAAAGATGAGGTCTATGTGTGTGGTTTGGTAACAGACAGGCGAACCGACAGAAATGTCACCAAAATAACACTAGAGGACCCCAGTGGAATAATGGAAACTATAGTAGTTGACGAGGAGCTCCAAAAAACAGCCTCTGGCTTGCTAATGGACCAGTTTGTAATGGAAAAAATTGTCACAAGTAAAAACGGCGGCTTTATTGTCAAGGATATCATTTTGCCCGACATTCCAGATCATGCAGCAAACCGCTCAAAGACAGAGGCCTATGCCGTATTTGTCTCGGATCTGCATGTTGGCTCTAAATATTTCATGGAAAAGGAATTCTCGGATTTGGTTGCCTGGCTTTCAAGCCCAGATCCAATAGCAAAAAAGGTCCGATTTTTCATCTTGGGCGGCGACGTGGTGGATGGAATTGGAATCTACCCAAACCAAGACAAGGAGCTAGTGGCGCTAAACACCCAAGACCAACTAAAACTATTATACGAGATTTTGGACAAAGTCCCAAAACACATCAAAGTATTCATCGCGCCTGGAAACCACGACCCAGGGAGAAGGGCGTTGCCCCAACCAGCAATTCCTGCAAAATATAATCCAGATTTGTGGGGCAGGAAGAACTTTTTCATGGTAGGCAATCCGGCCATAATATCGCTAAACGGCGTCAAGGTCCTAATTTTCCACGGCCAGTCAGTGGACGATATTGTAAAGACCACGCCTGGCCTAAGCTACGACAAGCCAGCCAAGGTAATGCAGTATTTACTAAAAGCTAGGCATCTGAGCCCAATTTATGGAGCGCAAACCCCCCTTGCGCCAGAACTAGAAGACCATATGGTAATTGACGAGGTGCCAGACATTTTCCATGCGGGACACGTCCATGTAATAGATCTGGACCTGTACAAGAACATACTAATTCTGAACTCGGGTGCCTGGCAATCACAGACTCCTTTCCAGTCAGGAGTAGGAATTACGCCAACACCGGCAGTCGCAGTCTTGGTAAATCTGAAGACCTTCAAGGTCTATACCAAGGATTTTTCTAAATAA
- a CDS encoding class I SAM-dependent methyltransferase: MANSNNIEYKKRIIKTWNEIAPRYHKRWVGKSTGPFQSTQKLVSMAKLRRGNTVLDLACGTGAVTRQILAKIGKSGHVIGLDSSQAALAIAKKSIKEKNADFAIFDAENFEFSQKFDAVTCQYALFFFPNATKALANIKKALKKNGTLALAVHGAGDSVPYFSSILDSVQKFIPDYLPSGAPDLDRFGTKENLKKAIVRAGFSNVVIKEHKFWYSPGTFAKYWSDYHKYLAKPLREKLDKLDQKQKAELRKTVLEKTISYTRNGIIRFPWKVLVLSAQKP, encoded by the coding sequence TTGGCAAATTCTAATAACATAGAATACAAAAAGAGAATAATCAAAACCTGGAATGAAATCGCACCTCGCTACCATAAGAGATGGGTCGGCAAAAGTACGGGACCATTCCAAAGCACGCAAAAACTAGTTTCCATGGCAAAACTCCGCCGTGGAAATACCGTGCTTGACTTGGCGTGCGGAACAGGCGCAGTAACCAGGCAGATCTTGGCCAAAATAGGAAAATCTGGGCATGTGATTGGCCTTGACAGCTCGCAGGCAGCACTTGCCATAGCAAAAAAATCAATCAAGGAAAAAAATGCGGATTTTGCCATATTTGATGCAGAAAACTTTGAGTTTAGCCAAAAGTTTGATGCCGTTACGTGCCAGTACGCCTTGTTCTTTTTCCCAAATGCGACAAAGGCATTGGCCAATATCAAAAAAGCCCTGAAGAAAAACGGGACACTTGCATTGGCTGTCCACGGCGCAGGGGATTCGGTTCCGTATTTTTCAAGCATTTTGGATTCTGTGCAAAAATTCATCCCTGACTATCTTCCGTCCGGGGCGCCAGACCTGGATAGATTTGGGACAAAAGAAAATCTCAAAAAGGCAATCGTACGGGCTGGATTTAGCAACGTTGTGATCAAAGAGCACAAGTTCTGGTATTCGCCTGGCACATTTGCAAAATACTGGTCTGACTATCACAAATATCTGGCAAAGCCCTTGCGGGAAAAGCTAGACAAGCTAGATCAAAAACAGAAAGCAGAGCTGAGAAAAACTGTTTTAGAAAAAACCATATCTTATACAAGAAACGGAATAATTAGGTTCCCTTGGAAGGTTCTAGTTCTTTCTGCACAAAAACCGTAA
- a CDS encoding SAM-dependent methyltransferase, with protein MTNVFAVGVGPGSPKYVTELVKQIILDCDVVIGYKYTMQTIESLLKGKEVHEITMKNQEEAYQKVAKTLGQKKLVVPFTGDVNFSESEVVDRLIEIFGKITIIPGISATQVAASKAQVPLDRSKVITMHITTPIEEKKLELQKAILDGFSVVLVPRPWPRDPTKHFMQSEIAHYLRKNGFDTKRLRVHVYEFLTTDKETEFVGFVSDLEGKEFSDLSVMVINQHKLESYINF; from the coding sequence ATGACGAATGTTTTTGCGGTAGGAGTAGGGCCAGGATCGCCAAAATATGTCACAGAGTTAGTCAAGCAGATAATCCTTGACTGCGATGTCGTGATTGGCTACAAGTATACTATGCAGACAATCGAGTCTCTGCTCAAGGGAAAAGAAGTACACGAAATCACAATGAAAAATCAGGAAGAGGCCTACCAAAAAGTAGCAAAAACTCTGGGCCAAAAAAAGCTAGTAGTTCCATTTACTGGTGACGTGAATTTCTCCGAGTCTGAAGTGGTTGATAGATTAATTGAGATCTTTGGCAAAATTACCATAATTCCTGGAATCTCGGCAACTCAGGTAGCTGCATCCAAAGCCCAGGTTCCCCTTGACCGCTCCAAAGTAATCACAATGCACATCACAACTCCAATTGAGGAGAAAAAACTGGAACTCCAAAAGGCAATACTGGACGGATTCTCTGTTGTTCTAGTGCCAAGGCCCTGGCCACGCGACCCAACCAAGCATTTTATGCAGTCAGAAATCGCCCATTACCTTAGGAAAAATGGTTTTGATACCAAAAGGTTGCGCGTCCATGTGTACGAATTCCTGACCACAGACAAAGAAACCGAGTTTGTCGGGTTTGTCTCGGATTTGGAGGGAAAGGAATTTTCTGATCTGTCCGTGATGGTAATCAACCAGCACAAGTTGGAATCCTACATTAATTTCTAG
- a CDS encoding cupredoxin domain-containing protein: MKYLAILAVLVGIVFAASMNNAEAQVSGNKAFTFSGSGFAVSSTSISDSSAEITFSITQTKTKSDFTLQDGVIMVDQKDWDLSEFTGSVLQNGKLFRFSAKATDQQGKEATITGIAKLIDKTATESIYTFSGTITDSAKQKTKLVYTSKVSEFLVKPIDKTPKSDVTIKILKGAANPQDATYKTQTAGFRFNFVSEDRITIPPGGTITFVNEDDVAHSLKSGTANYNSHKKTFTADGKISSGAIAPGKSWSVTFDDQGFFRLFDEDYQHIDLTVFVFDTSKIPKTKTPLN, translated from the coding sequence GTGAAGTACCTAGCCATTCTAGCCGTGCTCGTAGGCATAGTTTTTGCCGCATCTATGAATAATGCCGAGGCACAGGTCTCAGGCAACAAGGCATTCACGTTTTCTGGAAGCGGCTTTGCAGTATCTAGCACGTCAATTTCCGATTCTAGCGCAGAAATCACATTTTCCATAACCCAGACAAAAACAAAATCAGACTTTACGCTCCAAGACGGCGTGATCATGGTTGACCAAAAAGACTGGGATCTGTCTGAATTTACTGGCTCTGTACTGCAAAACGGCAAGCTCTTCAGATTCAGTGCCAAGGCAACAGACCAGCAAGGCAAAGAAGCAACCATCACCGGAATTGCAAAACTAATCGACAAAACAGCAACTGAATCAATCTATACGTTTAGTGGAACAATAACGGACTCGGCAAAACAAAAAACAAAACTGGTCTACACCAGCAAGGTTTCCGAGTTTTTAGTAAAGCCAATAGACAAGACTCCAAAATCTGACGTTACCATCAAGATTCTAAAGGGAGCTGCAAATCCCCAGGACGCTACATACAAGACCCAGACTGCTGGGTTTAGGTTCAATTTTGTATCAGAAGACAGAATAACAATTCCGCCGGGCGGCACCATCACATTTGTAAATGAAGATGATGTTGCCCACTCACTAAAGTCTGGCACTGCAAATTACAACTCTCATAAAAAGACATTCACGGCGGACGGCAAGATTTCAAGCGGTGCCATTGCACCAGGAAAATCCTGGAGCGTGACATTTGACGATCAGGGGTTCTTTAGACTGTTTGATGAGGATTACCAGCACATCGACCTTACTGTCTTTGTCTTTGACACATCCAAGATTCCAAAAACAAAGACACCGCTGAACTAG
- a CDS encoding stage II sporulation protein M produces MNKRIILFFVFLGVFSAAFSLGAEMQVPEEEAKIFLEEFNKLIESLKGENFGFEIFMHNTQIALAMFIPGFGIGWGVFSAVSTGFAFAALATTTPLLGEIPPLALIFATPFGLMELAAYSLAMSRSFILIVALFRKTPLKEQWKPLVIEIGIVIGLLLVGGIIEAYMIESFGGEDLMPKLNEIKN; encoded by the coding sequence TTGAACAAGCGAATAATTCTGTTCTTTGTGTTTTTGGGTGTGTTTTCTGCGGCATTTTCTTTGGGTGCAGAAATGCAAGTCCCAGAGGAAGAGGCAAAAATTTTCCTAGAAGAATTCAACAAGCTTATCGAGTCTCTAAAGGGCGAGAATTTTGGGTTTGAGATCTTTATGCACAACACTCAGATCGCACTTGCAATGTTCATTCCTGGGTTTGGAATCGGCTGGGGTGTGTTTTCGGCAGTGTCTACTGGCTTTGCGTTTGCCGCACTAGCTACTACTACTCCCCTGTTAGGTGAGATTCCACCACTTGCGCTGATCTTTGCGACCCCGTTTGGCTTGATGGAGCTTGCGGCATACTCACTTGCAATGTCTAGGAGCTTTATTCTGATTGTGGCGTTGTTCAGAAAAACCCCACTAAAGGAGCAGTGGAAGCCATTGGTAATAGAAATCGGAATTGTGATTGGCCTTCTTTTGGTGGGGGGTATTATCGAAGCCTACATGATAGAGAGTTTTGGGGGCGAAGACCTAATGCCGAAACTCAATGAAATCAAGAATTGA